The following proteins are encoded in a genomic region of Sorangiineae bacterium MSr12523:
- the solA gene encoding N-methyl-L-tryptophan oxidase — MKSYDVAVIGLGIVGASAVDYLAAEGIRAIGLDAFGPTHGFGSSRGESRIFRRAYWEGAAYLPLLNRAHDLWTALQADCDVPVVVHTGGLFVGSKATGVVRSSRDTARAGNIPHEMLDAAQVRERYPAFRMSGDMEAIYEPGAYMVLADRARLAMLDRAVGRGAELRFGTRVSKVTHSGGGITLSTASGDSFACAAVVVATGPWIAGEFIEEVRPFLRPVRVPIYWFRPRPGEESEYDPGRFPVFLHEASDGRLLYGLPSQDDAGVKIGFHNRQQVEADPRMPDRVVSDVFRNEMADYIEEVFPSLDPVPIRSRICFYTLSNDGNFIIDRTRHHPNVSYASACSGHGFKFAPAVGESAARLAIGKDPIVSLEPYALSRFTG; from the coding sequence ATGAAGTCCTACGACGTGGCGGTGATCGGCCTGGGCATCGTGGGCGCCTCGGCGGTGGATTACCTTGCCGCCGAGGGCATTCGCGCGATTGGGCTCGATGCATTCGGCCCGACGCACGGCTTTGGCTCCTCCCGCGGTGAGAGCCGCATCTTTCGGCGTGCGTATTGGGAAGGGGCGGCGTACCTCCCGCTTCTGAATCGCGCGCACGATCTTTGGACGGCGCTTCAAGCCGACTGCGACGTGCCCGTGGTCGTGCACACGGGTGGCCTCTTCGTTGGAAGCAAGGCGACGGGGGTCGTCCGCAGCAGCCGCGATACCGCACGGGCAGGGAACATTCCGCACGAGATGCTCGACGCCGCCCAAGTGCGCGAGCGTTATCCCGCGTTCCGAATGTCCGGCGATATGGAAGCGATCTACGAGCCCGGCGCGTACATGGTGCTGGCCGATCGCGCCCGGCTGGCCATGCTCGACCGGGCCGTGGGGCGCGGGGCGGAGCTTCGATTCGGGACCAGGGTTTCGAAGGTGACCCATTCCGGCGGCGGCATCACGCTGTCGACGGCCTCGGGCGATTCGTTCGCGTGCGCCGCCGTCGTCGTGGCCACGGGCCCGTGGATCGCGGGCGAATTCATCGAGGAGGTTCGCCCCTTCCTGCGCCCCGTGCGCGTGCCCATCTATTGGTTCCGCCCCCGCCCCGGTGAGGAAAGCGAATACGACCCGGGCCGGTTCCCCGTGTTCCTCCACGAGGCTTCGGATGGGCGCCTCCTCTACGGCCTCCCGAGTCAAGATGACGCCGGCGTGAAAATCGGATTTCACAATCGGCAACAGGTCGAGGCCGATCCGCGCATGCCCGATCGCGTGGTGAGCGACGTCTTCCGCAACGAGATGGCCGACTACATCGAAGAGGTGTTCCCCTCGCTGGATCCCGTTCCCATCCGGTCGCGCATTTGTTTCTACACGCTGAGCAATGACGGTAACTTCATCATCGACCGCACGCGCCATCATCCCAACGTGAGCTACGCCTCGGCATGCTCGGGCCACGGCTTCAAATTCGCCCCCGCCGTCGGCGAATCCGCTGCCCGTCTCGCCATTGGCAAAGATCCGATCGTGAGCCTCGAACCGTATGCGCTTTCGAGGTTCACCGGCTGA
- a CDS encoding NmrA family NAD(P)-binding protein, translating to MFAILGATGKVGRATIRVLLAHGYPVRAIVRDVAKAAEFEAAGCEVAVAHLGDKASLEAAFSGAVVVQVICPVLARSSDAFAEMTGAVDTLADALAASRAPSIMAISDYGAELAEGTGVTLVFHHLEKRLRKIDAALTFLRSAEHMQNVARFAGYAAETGNFPTMHQPLTKLYPTVSADDVGVISAELLMETRASAHPRIVHVEGPCRYTPLDVAEALGSIVGREVVAREIPRSDWLESLQRAGIGESYAKLVVELYDAHNAGRIDAEAGRGELRRGTTKLRDAVAGLRKSAGQ from the coding sequence ATGTTCGCAATTCTTGGAGCGACGGGGAAAGTAGGGAGGGCGACGATCCGGGTGCTGCTCGCGCACGGCTACCCGGTGAGGGCCATCGTTCGCGACGTTGCCAAAGCAGCCGAGTTCGAGGCCGCCGGGTGCGAGGTCGCCGTGGCACACTTGGGCGACAAAGCCTCGCTGGAGGCGGCTTTTTCAGGGGCCGTCGTCGTGCAGGTCATCTGTCCGGTGCTGGCGCGCAGCAGCGATGCGTTCGCGGAGATGACCGGTGCCGTCGATACGTTGGCCGACGCGCTCGCCGCGTCCCGAGCGCCTTCGATCATGGCCATTTCCGACTACGGTGCCGAGTTGGCCGAGGGCACGGGCGTGACGCTCGTGTTCCATCACTTGGAGAAGCGCCTGCGCAAGATCGACGCGGCGCTGACGTTTCTTCGCTCGGCGGAGCATATGCAAAACGTGGCGCGCTTTGCCGGTTACGCGGCCGAGACCGGTAACTTTCCCACGATGCATCAGCCGCTGACGAAGCTGTACCCCACCGTCTCGGCCGATGACGTCGGGGTGATTTCGGCCGAGCTGCTCATGGAGACGCGTGCCAGCGCCCACCCGCGCATCGTGCACGTCGAGGGGCCGTGCCGCTACACCCCGCTCGACGTGGCCGAGGCTCTCGGATCCATCGTCGGTCGCGAGGTCGTCGCGCGCGAAATTCCGCGTTCCGACTGGCTCGAGAGCCTGCAGCGCGCCGGCATCGGCGAGAGCTACGCCAAGCTCGTCGTGGAGCTTTACGACGCCCACAACGCCGGCCGCATCGACGCCGAGGCGGGAAGGGGCGAGCTTCGCCGCGGCACCACCAAGCTCCGCGACGCCGTTGCCGGTTTGCGAAAATCGGCGGGCCAATGA
- a CDS encoding aldo/keto reductase, which translates to MVMEYTRFGNTGLVVSRLAFGAMTFGSGNIPSIYKVDEGNARALVDRALEAGINFFDTADAYAEGQSERILGQVLGARRKDVVIATKVGMRNGAGLDQTGLSRRHIFASCEASLSRLGSDYVDLYIVHRFDPVTPVEETLEALNDLVRSGKVRYVGFSNWSAWQAAKAVGLQEKHGWARFAGAQMYYSLVGRDIEHEVIPFVRDAGIGTMIWSPLASGFLSGKYTRENLNDQDNRLSGFDFLPFDKEAGFRLVDAMRPIAKAHEASVAQIAIAWLLHKPGVSTILVGATKMHQLEDNLGATSVKLTADELKTLDEKSPHANYYPTWFTERLRDPVIVNALNGTR; encoded by the coding sequence ATGGTGATGGAGTACACCCGCTTCGGAAATACAGGGCTCGTCGTTTCGCGCCTCGCCTTTGGGGCGATGACGTTCGGTTCGGGCAACATTCCGTCGATCTACAAGGTCGACGAAGGAAACGCGCGGGCGCTGGTCGATCGAGCGCTCGAGGCAGGGATCAACTTTTTCGACACCGCGGATGCGTACGCGGAGGGTCAGTCGGAGCGCATCCTCGGGCAGGTGTTGGGCGCGCGCCGCAAGGATGTCGTGATCGCGACCAAGGTGGGCATGCGCAACGGGGCGGGGCTCGACCAGACGGGGCTCTCGCGCCGGCACATCTTCGCCTCGTGCGAGGCGAGCCTTTCGCGGCTCGGCTCCGACTACGTGGACCTCTACATCGTGCATCGCTTCGATCCGGTCACGCCGGTGGAGGAGACCTTGGAGGCGCTGAACGACTTGGTCCGCAGCGGCAAGGTTCGCTACGTGGGGTTCTCGAATTGGTCGGCCTGGCAAGCCGCCAAGGCGGTGGGCCTGCAAGAGAAGCACGGGTGGGCGCGCTTTGCGGGCGCGCAGATGTACTACTCACTGGTGGGCCGCGACATCGAGCACGAGGTCATCCCCTTCGTGCGGGACGCGGGCATCGGCACGATGATCTGGAGTCCCCTGGCCTCGGGCTTTCTCTCGGGAAAGTACACGCGCGAGAACCTGAACGACCAGGACAACCGCCTCTCGGGCTTCGACTTCCTCCCCTTCGACAAGGAAGCCGGCTTCCGCCTCGTCGACGCGATGCGGCCCATCGCCAAAGCCCACGAGGCCTCGGTCGCCCAGATTGCCATTGCTTGGCTTTTGCACAAGCCGGGTGTCAGCACCATCCTGGTCGGCGCGACGAAAATGCACCAACTCGAGGACAACCTGGGCGCCACCTCCGTCAAGCTCACGGCCGACGAGCTGAAGACGCTCGATGAAAAAAGCCCCCACGCGAACTATTACCCCACGTGGTTCACCGAGCGCCTCCGCGATCCGGTCATCGTCAACGCCTTGAACGGCACGCGCTAA
- a CDS encoding glycosyl hydrolase family 18 protein, whose amino-acid sequence MVRTVSSFFVLALVGSLAFGCEGTAENVPDEQSQSLADCSNATDWTSGVAYSVGKVVRYNGKSYECIQAHTSQPAWNPEAAASLWKSVDCGPGGGTDAGGGGGSDSGGGGGGGGGGGGAEYAPYFYTWGWGNSAYPFTSLVDMKNKGGPSSATLAFVLSNGGCAATTDVQAHQSDVNAFRAAGGKLKVSFGGANGTYLENACSSASAMANVITNYVNATGIKDLDFDVEQAGAMTSQVNALRASALRTVQQQTGAQISFTLAATPRDKWNTPGGVNASSLEVLRSALNAGVHIWRVNLMTMDYGSYYSSGKKMGDLAVSALTDANTQLRSLISGLSEAAAYKMLGATPMIGQNDVSSEIFTQDDARILASFAKSKSLGLVSFWAINRDQPCRGATDIALCSGQQSNNFAYHQLLKQ is encoded by the coding sequence ATGGTGCGTACCGTTTCGTCGTTTTTCGTCCTCGCCCTGGTGGGTTCATTGGCCTTCGGTTGCGAAGGCACCGCCGAGAATGTCCCGGACGAGCAGTCGCAATCGCTCGCCGATTGTTCGAATGCCACCGATTGGACCAGCGGTGTGGCGTACTCCGTGGGTAAGGTCGTGCGATACAACGGGAAGTCGTACGAATGCATTCAAGCCCACACCAGCCAGCCCGCGTGGAACCCCGAGGCTGCCGCATCTTTGTGGAAATCGGTCGATTGTGGGCCAGGCGGAGGAACGGACGCCGGTGGAGGAGGAGGCAGCGATAGTGGCGGTGGGGGAGGCGGCGGTGGTGGCGGTGGCGGTGCCGAATACGCGCCCTATTTCTATACGTGGGGTTGGGGCAATTCGGCCTATCCCTTTACGAGCCTCGTCGATATGAAGAACAAAGGCGGGCCCTCGTCGGCGACATTGGCCTTCGTCCTATCCAATGGCGGGTGCGCAGCGACCACGGACGTGCAGGCGCACCAGAGCGACGTGAATGCCTTCCGCGCGGCAGGCGGAAAATTGAAGGTGTCCTTCGGCGGCGCCAATGGCACCTATTTGGAGAACGCGTGCAGCAGTGCGAGCGCCATGGCCAATGTCATCACGAACTATGTCAATGCGACCGGGATCAAAGACCTGGACTTCGACGTCGAGCAAGCCGGTGCGATGACCTCGCAGGTAAACGCACTTCGCGCCTCGGCGTTGCGCACGGTGCAGCAGCAAACGGGCGCACAGATCTCCTTCACCCTCGCCGCGACCCCGCGCGACAAGTGGAATACCCCGGGCGGCGTAAACGCCTCCAGCCTCGAGGTGTTGCGTTCGGCATTGAATGCCGGCGTGCACATCTGGCGCGTGAACTTGATGACGATGGATTACGGTTCCTATTACAGCTCAGGAAAGAAGATGGGCGATCTCGCCGTATCCGCCCTCACCGACGCCAACACGCAATTGCGAAGTTTGATATCCGGTCTCAGCGAGGCGGCGGCCTACAAGATGCTCGGCGCCACCCCGATGATTGGCCAGAACGACGTATCGAGCGAAATCTTCACCCAAGACGATGCCCGCATCCTCGCGAGCTTCGCCAAGAGCAAATCGCTGGGCCTCGTCTCCTTCTGGGCCATCAACCGCGACCAACCCTGCCGGGGCGCCACCGACATTGCCTTGTGCAGCGGCCAGCAGTCGAACAACTTCGCCTACCACCAGCTTTTGAAGCAATGA
- a CDS encoding hemolysin family protein, whose protein sequence is MLRELLIVLGLILLNGVFAGAEIALLSVRKARILELSAKGNERARAIEALRKNPERFLATVQIGITVVGATAAAFAGETSAERMAAFLRIAGLGEEAAEDLSLAAVVAVISFLSLVLGELVPKSLALRSAEAYALAVGRPLYWLSRLATPLVWILTASSNLVLKIFKDETSFVESRLTAEELRQMIEDAARAGELDRATTEMATRVFDFRELRIDAVMVPRPAIIVLRHDAPRADIESTLARTTFSRLPITGDGVDNIVGYVRARDVYAQLARGEAVDLHALKHPVPFVAETMRALDVLRHLQRKQQPLAIVTDEQGGVSGLVTVEDLVEEIVGEILNEGEKTEPLIHKEPDGSTLISGLTPIHEINRALGLDLQPGRGFSTVGGFIVSVSGQLPQQGSTVQTPDGAEFLVEQVSTRRVLSVRLIRRPSPT, encoded by the coding sequence ATGCTTCGCGAGCTCCTGATCGTGCTGGGCCTCATTTTGCTCAACGGCGTCTTCGCGGGGGCCGAAATTGCGCTCTTGTCCGTGCGCAAAGCCCGCATTTTGGAGCTTTCCGCAAAGGGGAACGAGCGGGCCCGCGCCATTGAAGCGCTGCGGAAAAATCCGGAGCGCTTTCTCGCCACGGTGCAAATTGGAATCACCGTCGTGGGTGCTACCGCCGCTGCGTTCGCTGGCGAGACGAGTGCCGAGCGCATGGCCGCATTTCTCCGCATCGCGGGGCTCGGTGAGGAGGCCGCCGAGGATCTTTCCTTGGCCGCCGTCGTGGCCGTAATCTCGTTTCTTTCGCTGGTTCTCGGCGAATTGGTTCCCAAATCGCTCGCGCTTCGTTCGGCCGAAGCGTACGCACTCGCGGTCGGGCGCCCATTGTATTGGCTGTCCCGATTGGCAACGCCGCTCGTCTGGATTTTGACGGCGAGCTCCAACTTGGTTCTGAAAATTTTCAAAGATGAAACCAGCTTCGTCGAATCGCGATTGACCGCGGAAGAGCTGCGGCAAATGATCGAGGACGCTGCACGCGCCGGAGAGCTCGACAGGGCCACCACGGAGATGGCCACGCGCGTCTTCGACTTTCGCGAACTGCGCATCGATGCCGTGATGGTGCCACGCCCCGCCATCATCGTGCTGCGGCACGATGCACCGCGCGCGGACATTGAATCGACCCTTGCGCGCACGACCTTTTCACGGCTGCCCATCACCGGCGACGGTGTGGACAACATCGTGGGCTACGTGCGCGCCCGCGATGTTTATGCGCAACTCGCACGCGGAGAGGCCGTCGATCTCCACGCATTGAAGCACCCGGTCCCCTTCGTCGCGGAAACCATGCGCGCGCTCGATGTGCTGCGGCACCTTCAGCGAAAGCAGCAGCCCCTCGCCATTGTGACGGATGAGCAGGGCGGCGTCTCCGGTTTGGTCACGGTCGAAGATTTGGTCGAGGAAATCGTTGGCGAAATTTTGAATGAGGGGGAGAAAACGGAACCATTGATCCACAAAGAGCCGGACGGCTCCACCCTGATATCGGGATTGACGCCCATTCACGAGATCAATCGTGCACTCGGATTGGATTTGCAGCCCGGCCGCGGATTCAGCACCGTAGGCGGATTCATTGTCTCTGTTTCGGGACAGTTGCCTCAGCAAGGATCCACGGTACAAACGCCAGATGGTGCGGAGTTCCTGGTCGAACAAGTGTCAACGCGCCGCGTCTTGTCCGTCCGTCTAATCCGGCGACCCTCGCCCACATGA
- a CDS encoding glycoside hydrolase family 75 protein: MILRSIKVAACNVVIFAVAGLSAFGCSASEEEMSADTQSDSLAAGPTAAQLLEKVKTCNQVSNGKYRTDDETSASVAVCDKNGAVFWKADMDIDCDGLRTSKCNENTDPWYQNDTAFHQSNGQPLNAETTPYVVVPSPSGTWNYKNFGIQGGSVVAIIYNNKVIYAPVGDTGPTNIIGEASYGAAVALGINPNPANGGTDGPVTYIVFKNSKVSPIESKSKAAELGAQLAQKFIDNN, translated from the coding sequence ATGATTTTGCGCTCCATCAAAGTCGCAGCATGCAATGTGGTCATTTTCGCGGTGGCTGGCCTCAGTGCCTTTGGATGTTCCGCGTCCGAAGAAGAGATGTCCGCAGACACCCAATCGGATTCGCTGGCGGCTGGCCCCACAGCCGCGCAGCTCCTTGAAAAAGTGAAGACGTGCAATCAGGTTTCCAACGGCAAATACCGAACCGACGACGAAACGTCGGCTTCCGTGGCGGTGTGCGATAAGAATGGCGCCGTCTTTTGGAAGGCCGATATGGATATCGACTGCGATGGTCTGAGGACATCGAAATGCAATGAGAATACCGACCCGTGGTATCAAAACGATACCGCGTTCCACCAATCGAACGGCCAGCCGTTGAATGCGGAGACGACGCCCTACGTGGTGGTTCCGAGCCCGAGTGGCACCTGGAACTACAAGAACTTCGGCATCCAGGGCGGTTCCGTCGTCGCCATCATTTACAACAACAAGGTGATCTACGCGCCCGTCGGCGACACCGGCCCCACGAACATCATCGGCGAAGCATCCTACGGCGCCGCGGTGGCTTTGGGCATCAATCCCAACCCGGCCAACGGCGGCACCGACGGCCCGGTGACCTACATCGTCTTCAAGAACTCCAAGGTCTCGCCCATCGAGAGCAAATCCAAAGCCGCCGAACTCGGCGCCCAACTGGCGCAAAAGTTCATCGACAACAACTAA
- a CDS encoding tetratricopeptide repeat protein produces the protein MWLALSVAAFGCQSPKVAPPGTTVAELVAEARANGLAFENPMELSPDMQQDVETAIGRRGEPRERLHRLIRLLNDRNIGFEQVQGVSLPVKRAYREHRGDCMTYAMLFVALSRHLGLETHFVHASEVLSYYESGDSLYASSHIAVGYGNNPDDIVVDFANAYDDWHLAAYHRIDDAAAISLYFNNVAAYTMNEGRPREAEKMLSFLVEKRPQLAELHNNLIVAHLRQKHFGEALDVAEHAMTIFPNYKPFYTNAIQAAYGAKKFDLAQRFETRAQAIASSDPLFVFARGLQLYQRTEYSRAAEHFERALAADRNSVLIVAWLVRAHLSAGHREEGREAFSRAHKMAPNDHRLKELVQKFPELRDDM, from the coding sequence GTGTGGCTCGCGTTGTCGGTTGCGGCCTTCGGATGTCAATCGCCGAAGGTCGCACCACCCGGCACCACGGTCGCGGAGTTGGTGGCGGAGGCTCGGGCCAATGGATTGGCCTTCGAGAATCCGATGGAGCTCAGTCCCGACATGCAGCAAGACGTCGAGACGGCCATCGGCCGGCGTGGTGAGCCGCGCGAGCGCCTCCACAGATTGATCCGCCTCCTGAACGACCGCAACATCGGCTTCGAGCAGGTGCAGGGCGTTTCGCTTCCGGTCAAGCGCGCATACCGCGAGCACCGGGGTGATTGCATGACGTACGCGATGCTGTTCGTCGCGCTGTCGCGTCACCTGGGGCTGGAGACGCACTTCGTTCACGCGAGCGAGGTTCTCTCGTATTACGAATCGGGCGATTCGCTCTATGCGTCGTCGCACATTGCGGTGGGCTACGGGAACAATCCCGACGACATCGTCGTGGACTTTGCCAATGCATACGACGATTGGCACCTCGCGGCCTATCACCGCATCGACGATGCTGCGGCCATCTCTCTCTACTTCAACAACGTAGCCGCCTATACGATGAACGAGGGGCGTCCGCGCGAGGCGGAGAAGATGCTCTCCTTCCTCGTCGAGAAGCGCCCGCAATTGGCGGAGCTCCACAACAATTTGATTGTGGCCCACCTGCGGCAGAAACACTTCGGCGAGGCACTCGACGTGGCCGAGCACGCAATGACCATTTTTCCGAATTACAAGCCGTTCTACACGAACGCCATTCAGGCGGCCTACGGAGCGAAGAAGTTCGATCTGGCGCAGCGCTTCGAGACTCGCGCGCAGGCCATCGCGTCGTCGGATCCGCTTTTCGTCTTTGCGCGCGGCCTCCAGCTTTACCAGCGGACGGAGTATTCACGCGCCGCCGAGCATTTCGAACGCGCCCTCGCCGCCGATCGCAACAGTGTCCTCATCGTCGCCTGGCTCGTGCGCGCCCACCTCTCCGCGGGCCACCGCGAAGAGGGAAGAGAAGCCTTCTCCCGCGCCCACAAAATGGCCCCCAACGACCATCGGTTGAAAGAGCTCGTCCAAAAATTCCCCGAACTCAGGGACGATATGTAA
- a CDS encoding AraC family transcriptional regulator: MQGVPAAESSVVNMVPLVDGRELGVSEVASVAGVEPIPDSAVNSAGALVRSQSLPILLAFAQKAGKNLAEGAVEELRRRLAIPETTGDLVKAITLPLSAYRSANEQLAELLQDEFIGLHAAQEAPRGSFGILEFVVRHTRNIDTALERTQRYWRLVSEIAKLDVETRCGEVLLTYRIADEPSCMGRQGNEFVLASFLRFLRELTQTRSAEGDSVEEKPMRAASVEFAHPAPADLSELVAFFGTERLRFDAPHNRIAFEASVLSLPVPSGDERLLQWLDEYATSLLPPEPAAERAVPGLERQIRSCLHESVPPTVTEVARRLRISSRTLQRRLCEAHMSFYGVLEGIRCELAERYLHDASLSIYEVALRLGYANERGFERAFMKWHGVTPRAYRRKLCS, encoded by the coding sequence ATGCAAGGAGTTCCCGCGGCCGAGTCCAGCGTGGTGAACATGGTTCCTTTGGTGGACGGGCGCGAGCTCGGAGTCTCCGAGGTTGCATCCGTTGCCGGTGTCGAACCTATTCCGGACTCTGCTGTAAACAGTGCGGGCGCGTTGGTGCGCTCACAGTCCCTACCTATATTGCTTGCCTTTGCGCAAAAGGCTGGGAAAAACCTCGCGGAAGGTGCCGTCGAAGAGCTTCGGCGTCGCCTGGCCATTCCGGAAACGACGGGCGACCTGGTGAAGGCCATCACGTTGCCGTTGTCCGCATACCGTAGCGCCAACGAACAGTTGGCCGAGCTGCTGCAGGACGAGTTCATCGGCCTGCATGCGGCCCAAGAAGCGCCGCGCGGTAGCTTCGGTATTTTGGAATTCGTCGTTCGCCACACGCGAAACATCGACACGGCGCTCGAGCGCACCCAGCGCTATTGGCGATTGGTGTCCGAGATCGCAAAGCTGGACGTCGAAACGCGCTGCGGCGAAGTGTTGCTCACCTACCGCATTGCCGACGAGCCGTCGTGCATGGGCCGGCAGGGGAACGAGTTCGTGCTCGCTTCGTTTCTCCGCTTCTTGCGGGAGCTCACGCAAACCAGGAGCGCCGAAGGCGACTCCGTCGAGGAAAAGCCGATGCGCGCGGCCTCCGTCGAGTTTGCGCACCCGGCGCCCGCCGATCTGTCCGAGCTCGTGGCCTTCTTCGGCACGGAGCGACTTCGTTTTGACGCTCCGCACAATCGCATTGCCTTCGAGGCGAGCGTGCTGTCGCTCCCGGTCCCCTCGGGCGACGAGCGTCTGCTTCAGTGGCTCGACGAATACGCCACGTCTTTGCTTCCGCCGGAGCCGGCGGCCGAGCGTGCGGTGCCCGGGCTCGAGCGGCAGATCCGCAGCTGCCTGCACGAGAGCGTGCCCCCCACGGTGACAGAGGTTGCGCGCCGTTTGCGAATCAGCTCGCGCACCCTGCAGCGTCGCCTTTGCGAAGCGCACATGTCGTTCTATGGCGTGCTCGAAGGTATACGGTGCGAACTTGCAGAGCGGTACCTGCACGATGCCTCGCTGAGCATCTACGAAGTGGCCCTGCGTTTGGGCTATGCAAACGAGCGCGGTTTCGAGCGCGCATTCATGAAGTGGCACGGCGTAACGCCCCGCGCCTATCGCCGCAAGCTTTGTAGCTAA
- a CDS encoding YdiU family protein: MASFSYIAAPVFADLGDGFYDAVTPARFPMHRLRFRNQRWAERIGLGQLDDAAWETHFARFDPLPDNLKAPLALRYHGHQFGIYNPALGDGRGFLFAQLRDSEAMARRLLDLGTKGSGTTPWSRGGDGRLTLKGGVREVLATEMLEASGVYTSKSFSLFETGEMLFRGDEPSPTRSSVLVRLSHSHVRFGSFQRHAHARDVERLRRLFDFSVEHYVPELHASNDVKDETGLEQRVVDFVKIVGERSARLAASWMATGFVHGVLNTDNMSITGESFDYGPYRFLPRYDPDFVAAYFDEGGRYAFGRQPTVVLWNVARLADALRPLAPDADFHPAMLAFEDAFHMAMRADLLARLGVASRGVDEDARLVDGIYGFLDADAGHPRSVGYDAFFFDWYGGREERAMSKARADRYQGPAFDVFRSALAEFSAARPEILADSYFEREDPCTLLIDEIEDIWSAIDTRDDWGPFEAKIADIRAMGAVMHPHAE; the protein is encoded by the coding sequence ATGGCTTCTTTTTCGTACATCGCTGCACCGGTTTTCGCCGATTTGGGCGATGGATTTTACGATGCCGTCACGCCGGCCCGCTTTCCGATGCACCGCCTTCGCTTTCGCAATCAGCGGTGGGCCGAGCGGATCGGGCTCGGTCAGCTCGACGATGCCGCTTGGGAAACGCACTTTGCTCGCTTCGACCCCTTGCCGGACAATTTGAAGGCACCACTGGCCCTTCGGTATCACGGCCATCAATTCGGAATTTACAACCCGGCGCTCGGCGACGGACGCGGCTTTCTTTTCGCGCAGTTGCGTGACTCCGAGGCGATGGCCAGACGGCTCTTGGATTTGGGAACCAAGGGCAGTGGCACCACGCCCTGGTCGCGCGGCGGTGACGGGCGGCTCACGTTGAAGGGCGGCGTGCGCGAGGTGCTCGCAACGGAAATGCTCGAGGCCTCGGGCGTGTACACCTCGAAATCATTCAGTCTTTTCGAGACGGGCGAGATGCTGTTTCGCGGCGACGAACCCTCCCCTACGCGCTCGTCGGTGCTCGTGCGTCTGAGCCATTCGCACGTGCGCTTTGGCAGCTTTCAACGGCATGCCCACGCACGCGATGTCGAGCGGCTTCGTCGGTTGTTCGATTTCTCCGTCGAGCACTACGTGCCGGAGTTGCATGCGTCGAACGACGTGAAGGACGAGACCGGTCTCGAGCAGCGCGTCGTCGACTTCGTGAAGATCGTGGGCGAACGAAGCGCGCGGCTCGCCGCCAGCTGGATGGCCACGGGCTTCGTCCACGGCGTGCTCAATACGGACAACATGTCCATCACCGGCGAGAGCTTCGACTACGGTCCTTATCGGTTTTTGCCCAGGTACGATCCGGACTTCGTGGCCGCGTACTTCGACGAGGGCGGCAGGTACGCATTCGGGCGGCAGCCCACCGTGGTGCTCTGGAACGTGGCACGGCTCGCCGATGCCCTGCGCCCGCTCGCACCGGATGCGGATTTTCACCCCGCGATGCTCGCCTTCGAGGACGCGTTCCACATGGCAATGCGCGCGGATCTGCTGGCGCGGCTCGGCGTCGCCTCGCGCGGGGTGGACGAGGATGCGCGCCTGGTCGATGGCATTTACGGCTTTCTCGATGCGGACGCGGGCCATCCTCGAAGCGTGGGCTACGACGCCTTCTTCTTCGATTGGTACGGAGGCCGCGAGGAGCGCGCCATGTCGAAGGCTCGGGCCGATCGCTACCAGGGGCCCGCGTTCGACGTCTTCCGCAGCGCCCTTGCCGAGTTCTCCGCGGCGAGGCCGGAAATTCTGGCCGACTCCTACTTCGAGCGCGAAGATCCGTGCACCTTGCTGATCGACGAGATCGAGGACATCTGGAGCGCCATCGATACGCGCGACGATTGGGGGCCTTTCGAGGCGAAGATCGCCGACATTCGCGCCATGGGCGCGGTCATGCATCCTCACGCAGAATGA